The Kiritimatiellia bacterium genomic sequence GTTTCGCGTGTTTATCTTGGTTTGCGATTTAAACTTGGTTTTCAATTTAAAAAAATGTATAATTTTCATATAATGCGCTCATCGTGCAAAATTCGGGTATAAAACCATATTTATGTGCTGCGCCAAATCCGGGGTTTTAAAATTACTTCAGAAAAAACGAAAAAATGCGGCGAAAAAAAAGGAATGTTGAACCGGGAGGAAGGAATTTATGAAACACATATATATTACGCAGAATGATTATGATCGCCTGCTCGTTATGCTGTCGGAAAGGGAAAAAGCGGAAAACAAGGATTCGCCCTATCTCCAGTCGCTACGGCAGGAAATAGCCCGCGCCATAATCGTGCCGTCCGATAAGATTCCCCGGCATGTCATCACCATGCATTCGCAAGTGTCGTTGCGCGACATGGATTCGCGCGAAGACATGGTCTACACCCTGACTTTTCCGGACGAGGCCGATGCCGCCGGCAATAAAATTTCCATACTGGCTCCCATTGGAACAGCTTTGATAGGCTATAGCGTTGGCGATACGATTGAATGGAAGGTTCCGACGGGGCTACGGCGGCTGAAAGTGATGAAAATTATTTACCAGCCGGAAGCCGCCGGCCGTTTGGATTAGCCTGGTCTAACCCGCATGTCGCGGTACTGGGGCGGAACGGCCGGTTTTAGGATTATGCCAGATATCATGTCCGCCACCTGATCGTTTCAAAAAACATCCCTGTCGCGTCAGGTTGCGAACCAGTTCGCGGCGTTTCATACCTGTACTAGAGTTTCTTTGACGTTCTCGCTATATTCATTTTCTGATGTCTTTTCCATCATCAAATGATAGGCTTCCTGAATATTCTTTTTCAGTTCGTTCAGGGTTTTGCCCTGGCTGAAAACGCCCGGCACTTCCTTGACGCGACCGACATACCAGCCGTTATCAATCCAATATTCTCTAACCAGCCATGGTCTGCGCCATTATTTTTGTAGCCACGGCATGATGAGTGGCGTTTCAAAGGATGTGCTCAGGCTTCAGGTTGGTCATTCATCCACCCAAATGCTTGAACAAACCTACGGGCATTTGTCGCAGGAA encodes the following:
- a CDS encoding type II toxin-antitoxin system HicB family antitoxin, whose translation is MVREYWIDNGWYVGRVKEVPGVFSQGKTLNELKKNIQEAYHLMMEKTSENEYSENVKETLVQV
- a CDS encoding type II toxin-antitoxin system HicA family toxin, which translates into the protein MKRRELVRNLTRQGCFLKRSGGGHDIWHNPKTGRSAPVPRHAG
- the rnk gene encoding nucleoside diphosphate kinase regulator; translated protein: MKHIYITQNDYDRLLVMLSEREKAENKDSPYLQSLRQEIARAIIVPSDKIPRHVITMHSQVSLRDMDSREDMVYTLTFPDEADAAGNKISILAPIGTALIGYSVGDTIEWKVPTGLRRLKVMKIIYQPEAAGRLD